One window of Desulfovibrio subterraneus genomic DNA carries:
- a CDS encoding MlaC/ttg2D family ABC transporter substrate-binding protein — protein sequence MCFLNHPLRAALGLFVLCAMLFAVAPAAHAAAETDAQSTLKHALDEVFATLNDPRYSEGANREEMLSKIENTVAVIFDYDEFAARTVGKKWRSFTPDQQTRFSKAFADLLRATYLERIKGYTGNGTTYTGQRSSTKGDKVEVQTLLDFEGKTVPVDYRMLQKDHWVIYDVIIEGVSLVKNYRTQFQELMTDGNKDAEALIERVQSRAEEVRKQNGKTE from the coding sequence ATGTGTTTTCTCAACCATCCGCTGCGCGCTGCATTGGGACTTTTTGTCCTGTGCGCAATGCTGTTTGCAGTGGCTCCGGCAGCTCACGCTGCAGCTGAAACCGACGCGCAGAGCACACTCAAGCACGCGCTGGACGAGGTTTTTGCTACTCTGAACGATCCCCGGTACTCTGAAGGAGCCAACCGGGAAGAAATGCTTTCGAAGATCGAGAACACCGTAGCGGTTATTTTCGATTACGACGAATTTGCGGCCCGTACTGTGGGCAAGAAGTGGCGCTCGTTCACTCCTGATCAGCAGACCCGCTTCTCCAAGGCCTTTGCAGACCTGCTCCGCGCCACCTATCTTGAACGGATAAAAGGCTACACCGGCAACGGCACAACCTACACCGGCCAGCGGTCCAGCACCAAGGGCGACAAGGTCGAAGTACAGACGCTTCTGGACTTTGAAGGAAAAACTGTTCCTGTAGACTATCGCATGTTGCAGAAAGACCATTGGGTCATCTATGATGTCATTATTGAAGGTGTCAGTCTTGTAAAGAACTACCGTACGCAGTTCCAGGAACTGATGACCGATGGCAACAAAGATGCCGAGGCACTGATCGAGCGGGTGCAGAGCCGCGCGGAAGAAGTGCGCAAGCAGAACGGTAAAACCGAATAG
- the mlaD gene encoding outer membrane lipid asymmetry maintenance protein MlaD, with amino-acid sequence MKKYAKETSVGVFVLICLLCVGYLTIKLGKMEVMGADTYTVTARFASITGLRVGADVEIAGVPVGKVASITLDQQDSLASVALAIRKDVELTDDVIASVKTSGLIGDKYIKLAPGGSTTTLGQGDEITETESAVDIEELISKYVFGGVK; translated from the coding sequence ATGAAAAAATATGCTAAGGAAACATCAGTCGGAGTGTTTGTTCTCATCTGCCTGCTGTGCGTCGGCTATCTCACCATCAAGCTCGGCAAGATGGAAGTGATGGGAGCCGACACCTACACGGTGACCGCACGTTTCGCCTCCATCACCGGCCTGCGCGTCGGGGCGGATGTCGAGATTGCGGGCGTTCCTGTCGGCAAGGTGGCCTCCATTACGCTGGACCAGCAGGACAGCCTTGCCAGCGTGGCACTTGCCATCCGCAAAGACGTGGAACTCACGGACGATGTCATTGCCTCTGTCAAAACCAGCGGCCTTATCGGTGACAAGTACATAAAACTGGCTCCCGGCGGTTCCACAACCACCCTTGGGCAGGGTGACGAGATTACGGAAACGGAATCCGCCGTGGATATAGAAGAATTAATCAGCAAATATGTTTTCGGGGGAGTTAAGTAA